In a single window of the Novosphingobium sp. IK01 genome:
- a CDS encoding ExbD/TolR family protein: MAMNLGQGSGCSGRRRRSRAAPMAEINITPLVDVMLVLLIIFMVTAPMLKAGVPIDLPDSKAEALQEKKDDITISMDAAGRLFLDDQELAPGELSDRLAGVARPGGEAPLVTLRADKGLDYGRVMAVMGELNAAGFKQISLVTNGTSANP, encoded by the coding sequence ATGGCGATGAACCTGGGGCAGGGAAGTGGCTGCAGCGGGCGTCGCCGTCGCTCGCGCGCAGCCCCGATGGCCGAGATCAACATCACCCCGCTGGTCGACGTGATGCTGGTGCTGCTGATCATCTTCATGGTCACAGCGCCCATGCTCAAGGCGGGCGTGCCGATCGACCTGCCCGACAGCAAGGCCGAGGCCTTGCAGGAAAAGAAGGACGACATCACCATCAGCATGGACGCGGCGGGCCGTCTGTTCCTCGATGACCAGGAACTGGCGCCGGGCGAGTTGAGCGACCGGCTGGCCGGTGTGGCCCGGCCCGGTGGCGAAGCGCCGCTGGTCACGCTGCGGGCCGACAAGGGGCTCGACTATGGCCGGGTCATGGCGGTGATGGGCGAACTCAACGCCGCCGGGTTCAAGCAGATCTCGCTGGTCACCAACGGCACTTCGGCAAACCCCTGA
- a CDS encoding histidine triad nucleotide-binding protein, producing the protein MPIDATLPYDDQNVFARILRGEIPSKTVYEDDFALAFHDIAPQAPVHVLVIPKGPYVSWDDFSARAPEALIAGFVRAVGKVARDLGLVEPGYRLLANVGNHGGQEVPHLHVHLFGGAPLGPMLAR; encoded by the coding sequence ATGCCTATCGATGCCACGCTGCCTTACGACGACCAGAACGTCTTTGCCCGGATCCTGCGCGGCGAGATCCCCTCCAAGACCGTCTACGAGGACGACTTCGCGCTGGCCTTCCACGACATCGCACCCCAGGCGCCGGTTCATGTGCTGGTGATCCCCAAGGGCCCCTATGTGAGCTGGGACGATTTCTCGGCCCGTGCGCCCGAGGCGCTGATCGCCGGGTTCGTGCGCGCGGTGGGCAAAGTCGCGCGCGATCTGGGGTTGGTCGAGCCGGGCTATCGCCTGCTGGCCAACGTGGGCAACCATGGCGGGCAGGAAGTGCCGCACTTGCATGTCCACCTGTTCGGTGGCGCGCCGCTGGGGCCGATGCTGGCACGCTGA
- the tolQ gene encoding protein TolQ, which translates to MTLALLAAAASATAGVPTRLNPVDLFLHADIVVQLVMGGLLLASVWVWMIIVSFSLHMAGASRRSKRYEDGFWEARDIDVYQKEAGKGDIPSARVVGAALSEWRRSTAGKTIDREGTRQRLSSAMDSAIAAETDRLSSRLGFLATVGSVAPFVGLFGTVWGVMDSFFNIGAQANSSLAVVAPGISEALFATAIGLFAAIPSVIAYNRFSNAVNRFEARLFRFADRFHATLSRELEQ; encoded by the coding sequence ATGACTTTGGCCCTTCTTGCCGCCGCCGCGAGTGCGACCGCCGGTGTGCCCACCCGGCTCAACCCGGTTGACCTGTTCCTGCATGCCGACATTGTCGTGCAGCTCGTGATGGGGGGGCTTTTGCTCGCCAGCGTGTGGGTGTGGATGATCATCGTCTCGTTCAGCCTGCACATGGCCGGGGCCTCGCGCCGCTCGAAGCGCTACGAGGACGGCTTCTGGGAGGCGCGCGACATCGACGTCTACCAGAAGGAGGCTGGCAAGGGAGACATCCCCTCCGCCCGCGTGGTCGGTGCGGCCCTTTCGGAATGGCGCCGCAGCACGGCGGGCAAGACCATCGACCGCGAAGGCACGCGCCAGCGCCTGTCCTCGGCCATGGACAGCGCGATTGCCGCCGAGACGGACCGTCTTTCGAGCCGTCTGGGCTTCCTTGCCACGGTCGGTTCGGTGGCGCCGTTCGTCGGCCTGTTCGGCACCGTCTGGGGGGTCATGGACAGCTTCTTCAACATCGGCGCCCAGGCCAATTCGTCGCTGGCGGTGGTCGCGCCGGGTATTTCCGAGGCGCTGTTCGCCACGGCCATCGGCCTGTTCGCCGCGATCCCCTCGGTGATCGCCTACAACCGCTTCAGCAATGCGGTGAACCGCTTCGAAGCGCGCCTGTTCCGCTTTGCCGACCGTTTTCACGCCACCTTGAGCCGCGAACTGGAGCAGTAA
- a CDS encoding YbgC/FadM family acyl-CoA thioesterase, with protein MMSGDAPSGRLDGATHLLMVRVYYEDTDLSGMVYHANYLRWFERARSDLLRLVGIDQRAAHEAGEGAFAVADMGLRYVSPARLDDVVRVETRLDTLTRASCTLLQQAFRHETLLCAARVRVAFVAPGGRPRRFSPAWHQALDALNPALKIPPQDSTLSFPETDFEKARS; from the coding sequence ATGATGAGTGGTGATGCTCCCTCCGGTCGGCTCGATGGCGCGACGCATCTGCTGATGGTGCGCGTCTATTACGAGGATACCGACCTTTCGGGCATGGTTTACCATGCCAATTACCTGCGCTGGTTCGAGCGTGCGCGCTCGGACCTCCTGCGGCTGGTCGGGATCGACCAGCGCGCCGCCCACGAGGCGGGCGAGGGCGCCTTTGCCGTGGCCGACATGGGCCTGCGCTATGTCAGCCCGGCGCGGCTCGACGATGTGGTGCGCGTGGAAACGCGTCTTGATACATTGACGCGCGCAAGTTGCACCCTCCTTCAGCAGGCGTTCAGGCACGAAACTCTTTTGTGCGCCGCACGCGTTCGGGTCGCCTTTGTCGCGCCTGGTGGCCGTCCGCGCCGTTTCTCGCCTGCGTGGCATCAAGCTCTCGATGCCCTGAATCCTGCTCTGAAAATACCGCCTCAAGACTCCACCCTGTCCTTTCCCGAAACGGACTTTGAGAAAGCCCGATCATGA